A stretch of the Bradyrhizobium sp. CCBAU 53351 genome encodes the following:
- a CDS encoding MFS transporter yields MPLLQVLRPTLPILIGASIMLTLSMGLRQSLGIFMQPLTHDIHISISDFTLALAVQNLAWGFLQPLAGAMTVRYGFRPIMIAGSLMYIVGLILMATANGLVSIMIGAGVLIGTSLACTAAAIAMSVAARAVPATVRSTVLGIVSGAGSLGALLSAPIGQMLNEGFGWRAGLAGFVVMSVLMIPAAWYAGRVDQVPLPKPAADDIGDASAAAVTRAAFGNASFVVMTCAYLVCGMQLVFLTTHLPSYLAICGLDPMLSAQTLGMIGGFNVLGSLFFGWAGQRWNKLALLGGIYILRSLALAWYFMLPATPFSTLLFGAIMGFLWMGVGPLVAGAVAEMFGLRWQAMIQGLAFMSHQIGSFLGAYGGGVLYDALGSYTMAWRIGVALGLAGGIVQVAFALVRPSQPPAPVLRTA; encoded by the coding sequence ATGCCCCTGCTGCAGGTCCTGCGTCCGACATTGCCCATCCTGATCGGCGCCTCGATCATGCTGACGCTGAGCATGGGGCTGCGGCAGTCGCTCGGCATCTTCATGCAGCCGCTGACGCATGACATCCACATCTCGATCTCGGACTTCACGCTGGCGCTGGCGGTGCAGAACCTCGCCTGGGGCTTTCTTCAGCCGCTCGCCGGCGCGATGACGGTGCGCTACGGCTTCCGCCCGATCATGATCGCGGGCTCGCTGATGTACATCGTCGGACTCATTCTGATGGCGACCGCGAACGGCCTCGTCAGCATCATGATTGGCGCCGGAGTCTTGATCGGGACGTCGCTGGCCTGCACCGCGGCTGCGATCGCGATGTCGGTGGCGGCACGCGCGGTGCCCGCAACGGTGCGCTCCACCGTGCTCGGCATCGTCTCCGGCGCGGGCTCGCTCGGCGCGCTCCTGTCGGCGCCGATCGGGCAGATGCTCAACGAGGGTTTTGGCTGGCGCGCCGGGCTCGCCGGTTTCGTCGTCATGTCGGTGCTGATGATCCCCGCGGCCTGGTATGCCGGCCGCGTCGATCAGGTCCCGCTGCCCAAGCCCGCCGCCGACGACATCGGCGATGCCAGCGCGGCGGCGGTGACAAGGGCGGCGTTCGGCAACGCCTCCTTCGTGGTGATGACCTGCGCCTATCTCGTCTGCGGCATGCAGCTGGTATTCCTCACCACGCATCTGCCGTCATATCTCGCCATCTGCGGCCTCGATCCGATGCTGAGCGCGCAGACGCTCGGCATGATCGGCGGCTTCAACGTGCTGGGCTCGCTGTTCTTCGGGTGGGCCGGCCAGCGCTGGAACAAGCTGGCGCTCTTGGGCGGCATCTACATCCTGCGCTCGCTGGCGCTCGCCTGGTACTTCATGCTGCCGGCGACCCCGTTCTCGACGCTGCTGTTCGGCGCCATCATGGGCTTCCTCTGGATGGGCGTCGGCCCGCTGGTCGCGGGCGCGGTCGCCGAGATGTTCGGCCTGCGCTGGCAGGCGATGATCCAGGGTCTTGCCTTCATGAGCCACCAGATCGGCAGCTTCCTCGGCGCCTACGGAGGCGGCGTGCTCTACGACGCGCTCGGCTCCTACACCATGGCCTGGCGCATCGGCGTCGCGCTCGGCCTTGCCGGCGGCATCGTCCAGGTGGCATTCGCGCTGGTCAGGCCGTCACAGCCGC